In a single window of the Pseudomonas oryzihabitans genome:
- the glpK gene encoding glycerol kinase GlpK: MTDQNKQYIVALDQGTTSSRAIVLDRNANVVTIAQREFAQIYPQAGWVEHDPMEIWATQSAVFVEALAQASISNEQIAAIGITNQRETAIVWDKTTGRPIYNAIVWQSRQSTAICDQLKRDGMEDHIRKTTGLVIDPYFSGTKIKWILDHVEGSRERARRGELLFGTVDTWLIWKMTQGKAHVTDYTNASRTLLFDIHKREWDATMLEVLDIPREMLPEVKSSSEVYGHAHLGSTQTTGIPIAGIAGDQQAALFGQMCVEPGQAKNTYGTGCFLLMNTGEKAVQSQHGLLTTIACGPRGEVNYALEGAIFNGGSTVQWLRDELKVINDSLDSEYFATKVTDSNGVYLVPAFTGLGAPYWDPYARGALFGLTRGVKVDHIIRATLESIAFQTRDVLDAMQQDAGEALKSLRVDGGATANNFLMQFQADVLGTRVERPEMKETTALGAAYLAGLATGFWSSLDELRSKSTIERVFEPACDPSKRDTLYKGWKKAVERTRGWALD; this comes from the coding sequence ATGACCGACCAGAACAAGCAGTACATCGTCGCGCTCGACCAGGGCACTACCAGCTCCCGCGCCATCGTCCTGGACCGCAACGCCAACGTGGTGACCATCGCCCAGCGCGAATTCGCGCAGATCTATCCGCAGGCCGGCTGGGTAGAACATGACCCGATGGAAATCTGGGCGACCCAGAGCGCCGTCTTCGTCGAGGCCCTGGCCCAGGCCAGCATTAGCAACGAGCAGATCGCGGCCATCGGCATCACCAACCAGCGCGAAACCGCCATCGTCTGGGACAAGACTACCGGCCGCCCAATCTACAACGCCATCGTCTGGCAGAGCCGCCAGAGCACCGCGATCTGCGACCAGCTCAAGCGTGATGGCATGGAAGACCATATCCGCAAGACCACGGGCCTGGTGATCGACCCCTACTTCTCGGGCACCAAGATCAAGTGGATCCTCGATCACGTGGAAGGCAGCCGCGAGCGCGCCCGCCGTGGCGAGTTGCTGTTCGGCACCGTGGACACCTGGTTGATCTGGAAGATGACCCAGGGCAAGGCCCATGTGACTGACTACACCAACGCCTCGCGCACCCTGCTGTTCGATATCCACAAGCGTGAGTGGGATGCCACCATGCTCGAGGTGCTGGATATCCCGCGCGAGATGCTGCCGGAGGTGAAGTCGTCTTCCGAGGTCTATGGGCATGCGCACCTGGGCAGCACCCAGACCACCGGCATCCCGATCGCCGGTATCGCCGGCGACCAGCAGGCAGCGCTGTTCGGCCAGATGTGCGTTGAGCCAGGCCAGGCCAAGAACACCTATGGCACCGGCTGCTTCCTGCTGATGAACACCGGGGAGAAGGCGGTGCAGTCCCAGCACGGCCTGCTGACCACCATCGCCTGCGGTCCCCGCGGCGAGGTCAACTATGCCCTGGAAGGCGCCATCTTCAACGGCGGCTCCACCGTGCAATGGCTGCGCGACGAACTCAAGGTGATCAACGATTCCCTGGACTCCGAGTACTTCGCCACCAAGGTGACCGATAGCAACGGCGTCTACCTGGTCCCGGCCTTCACCGGTCTGGGCGCGCCCTACTGGGACCCCTATGCCCGGGGCGCCCTGTTCGGCCTGACCCGCGGCGTCAAGGTGGATCACATCATCCGCGCCACCTTGGAATCCATTGCCTTCCAGACCCGCGACGTACTGGACGCCATGCAGCAGGACGCCGGTGAAGCCCTGAAGTCGCTGCGCGTGGACGGTGGCGCTACCGCCAACAACTTCCTCATGCAGTTCCAGGCGGACGTGCTCGGCACTCGCGTCGAGCGGCCGGAAATGAAGGAGACCACCGCCCTGGGCGCGGCCTACCTCGCCGGCCTCGCTACCGGCTTCTGGAGCAGCCTGGACGAGTTGCGCAGCAAGAGCACCATCGAGCGGGTCTTCGAACCGGCCTGCGATCCGAGCAAGAGAGACACCCTGTACAAGGGCTGGAAGAAAGCCGTCGAGCGGACCCGCGGTTGGGCACTCGACTGA
- a CDS encoding DeoR/GlpR family DNA-binding transcription regulator, with protein MSLAPRQQQILELVRERGYVSIEELAQHFSVTPQTIRRDINQLAEAGLLRRYHGGAAHDSSVENTEYSMRAGQMREEKRLIAEAVAAAVPDHASLFINIGTTTEAIAHALLGHRSLKIITNNLHVANILSAKDDFDVLIASGKVRSDGGVVGQATADFIKQFKVDYALVGISGIDEDGTLLDFDYQEVCVSQAIIHNARQVFLAADSSKFGRNAMIRLGSLEQIDQLFTEQEPSPAFARCLREWQVKVEVARSR; from the coding sequence ATGAGCCTGGCGCCCCGCCAACAGCAGATTCTCGAACTGGTTCGTGAGCGTGGCTACGTCAGCATCGAAGAGCTGGCCCAGCACTTCTCCGTTACTCCCCAGACGATCCGCCGCGACATCAATCAGCTCGCCGAAGCCGGCCTGCTGCGACGCTACCATGGCGGCGCCGCCCATGATTCCAGCGTGGAAAATACCGAATACAGCATGAGGGCCGGTCAGATGCGTGAGGAAAAGCGCCTGATCGCCGAAGCCGTGGCCGCCGCCGTACCCGACCACGCCTCGCTGTTCATCAACATCGGTACCACCACCGAGGCCATCGCCCATGCCCTGCTCGGGCATCGCAGCCTCAAGATCATCACCAACAACCTCCATGTGGCCAACATCCTCAGCGCCAAGGACGATTTCGACGTCCTCATCGCCAGCGGCAAGGTACGCAGCGACGGTGGCGTGGTGGGTCAGGCTACCGCTGACTTCATCAAGCAGTTCAAGGTCGACTACGCCCTGGTTGGCATCAGCGGCATCGACGAGGACGGCACCCTGCTGGATTTCGACTATCAGGAAGTCTGCGTCTCCCAGGCCATCATCCATAACGCCCGCCAGGTGTTTCTCGCCGCCGACTCCAGCAAATTTGGTCGCAACGCCATGATTCGACTGGGCAGCCTCGAACAGATAGACCAGCTCTTCACCGAGCAGGAACCCTCGCCCGCCTTCGCTCGCTGCCTGCGCGAGTGGCAGGTCAAGGTGGAAGTGGCACGCTCGCGCTAG
- the glpD gene encoding glycerol-3-phosphate dehydrogenase has product MAQASTATPRTYDLAVIGGGINGVGIAADAAGRGLSVFLCERDDLASHTSSASSKLIHGGLRYLEHHEFRLVREALAEREVLLAKAPHIVKPMRFVLPHRPHLRPAWMIRAGLFLYDHLGKREKLPGSRGLKFDAQGPLKAEIKRGFEYSDCWVDDARLVVLNAMQARDKGADIVTRTRCVSARRVDGHWDVEIEGPQGRRQIRAKALVNAAGPWVASFIRQDLQQKSPYGIRLIQGSHVIVPKLYEGDQAYIMQNEDRRIVFAIPYLGQYTMVGTTDREYQGDPAKVTITDQEIDYVLGVANAHFRKQLSRDDVLHTFSGVRPLCDDESDNPSAITRDYTLSLAEEQGAPLLSVFGGKLTTYRKLAESAMAQLQPFFPKLGNSWTASAPLPGGENMTTPQALTRELLDKVSGLTPALAQRWATTYGSRVWTLLGDSRSVEDLGAVLGADLHVREVEYLQRHEWVTSADDVLWRRTKLGLVFTDAERAALEDFLAHSEPAQAAKDSNAA; this is encoded by the coding sequence ATGGCCCAGGCATCCACTGCAACTCCCCGGACTTACGATCTCGCCGTCATCGGTGGTGGTATCAATGGCGTAGGCATTGCGGCCGATGCAGCGGGTCGTGGACTGTCGGTGTTTCTTTGTGAACGCGACGATCTGGCGAGTCACACCTCTTCCGCCAGCAGCAAGCTGATCCACGGTGGCCTCCGCTATCTGGAACACCACGAATTCCGCCTGGTGCGCGAAGCCCTGGCTGAGCGCGAGGTGTTGCTGGCCAAGGCGCCGCACATCGTCAAGCCCATGCGCTTCGTCCTGCCGCACCGCCCGCACCTGCGGCCGGCCTGGATGATCCGTGCTGGCCTCTTCCTTTATGACCACCTGGGCAAGCGGGAAAAGCTGCCGGGCTCCCGTGGTCTCAAGTTCGACGCACAAGGACCGCTCAAGGCCGAGATCAAGCGCGGCTTCGAATATTCCGATTGCTGGGTGGACGATGCGCGCCTGGTGGTGCTCAACGCCATGCAGGCGCGCGACAAGGGTGCCGACATCGTGACCCGTACCCGTTGCGTCAGCGCCCGCCGGGTTGACGGTCATTGGGACGTCGAGATCGAGGGCCCTCAGGGCCGTCGGCAGATTCGTGCCAAGGCGCTGGTGAACGCGGCAGGCCCCTGGGTCGCCAGCTTCATTCGCCAGGACCTGCAGCAGAAGTCGCCCTATGGCATCCGCCTGATCCAGGGCAGCCATGTCATCGTGCCCAAGCTGTATGAAGGCGACCAGGCCTACATCATGCAGAACGAAGACCGCCGCATCGTCTTCGCTATCCCCTACCTGGGCCAGTACACCATGGTCGGCACCACGGATCGCGAATACCAGGGCGACCCGGCCAAGGTGACCATCACCGATCAGGAAATCGACTATGTGCTGGGCGTGGCCAATGCTCACTTCCGCAAGCAACTTAGCCGTGACGACGTCCTGCACACCTTCTCTGGTGTCCGTCCGCTGTGCGACGACGAGTCGGACAATCCTTCCGCCATCACCCGCGACTACACCCTGTCGCTGGCTGAAGAACAGGGCGCGCCACTGCTGTCGGTATTCGGTGGCAAGCTGACCACCTACCGCAAGCTCGCCGAGTCGGCGATGGCGCAGCTGCAGCCCTTCTTCCCCAAGCTAGGCAACAGCTGGACAGCCTCCGCACCGCTGCCCGGTGGCGAAAACATGACCACGCCGCAGGCGCTGACTCGTGAATTGCTGGACAAGGTCAGTGGCCTGACGCCTGCCCTGGCGCAGCGCTGGGCGACCACCTACGGCAGTCGCGTCTGGACCCTGCTGGGTGATTCGCGCTCGGTCGAGGACCTAGGTGCGGTGCTGGGCGCTGATCTCCATGTGCGCGAGGTGGAATACCTGCAACGCCACGAGTGGGTCACCAGTGCCGATGACGTACTCTGGCGACGGACCAAGCTGGGCCTGGTATTCACCGATGCCGAGCGGGCTGCGCTGGAAGACTTCCTCGCGCATTCAGAACCGGCCCAAGCCGCAAAAGACAGTAACGCCGCCTGA
- the grxD gene encoding Grx4 family monothiol glutaredoxin, which produces MEIIDTIKDQIANNPVLLYMKGSPNAPQCGFSSRAAQVLMACGEKFAYVDILQNPEIRANLPKYANWPTFPQLWVGGELVGGSDILAELYEKGELQTLIKQAVEQKDA; this is translated from the coding sequence GTGGAAATCATCGATACCATCAAAGACCAGATTGCCAACAATCCTGTGCTGCTCTACATGAAGGGTTCGCCGAACGCGCCTCAGTGCGGCTTCTCTTCCCGTGCCGCTCAGGTACTGATGGCCTGTGGCGAAAAATTCGCCTATGTCGATATCCTGCAGAATCCGGAAATCCGCGCCAATCTGCCCAAGTACGCCAACTGGCCGACCTTTCCCCAGCTGTGGGTTGGCGGCGAGCTGGTCGGCGGCAGTGATATCCTGGCCGAGCTGTACGAAAAGGGTGAGCTGCAGACCCTGATCAAGCAGGCCGTGGAGCAGAAGGACGCCTGA
- a CDS encoding flagellar protein MotY: MRPRYLFLSCLLLAVPAWGMTFQSRLESVEWKVEGDIFACRLLQPIPRFGSGGFLRRAGEATVFELRPNGQWLPVGSASLKAAAVPWKPGLGDISLGSVKVVEGEQALTTSAQQAQRLLAGLMEGRMPQVSRPGALDDRVEVRLLPVHFEPAYQQFQACTQKLLAVNFEQIRHSQVGFPGGGDTLDDSAKAKLDLIDEYLKADPTVNHVIVSGYSDNQGTRLDNRQESRLRAIAVMEYLKTKGFPAEQIELRFFGEQYPLAPNNSKTNRALNRRVTLVFSRVPPSSEPAAAPTTSTAANPSEPPAPTPAPPAKPKG; this comes from the coding sequence GTGCGCCCGCGTTACCTCTTCCTTTCCTGTCTGCTGCTCGCCGTTCCGGCCTGGGGGATGACCTTCCAGAGTCGGCTCGAGAGCGTGGAGTGGAAGGTGGAGGGCGACATCTTCGCCTGTCGGCTGCTGCAGCCCATCCCGCGCTTCGGCAGCGGTGGTTTCCTGCGCCGCGCCGGCGAGGCCACGGTATTCGAGCTGCGCCCCAACGGTCAGTGGTTGCCGGTGGGCAGCGCCAGCCTCAAGGCCGCGGCGGTGCCCTGGAAGCCGGGCCTTGGCGACATCAGCCTCGGCTCGGTCAAGGTGGTGGAGGGGGAGCAGGCCCTGACGACCAGCGCGCAGCAGGCTCAGCGCCTGCTGGCGGGATTGATGGAAGGGCGCATGCCGCAGGTCAGTCGGCCGGGTGCCCTGGATGACCGCGTCGAGGTCCGGCTGCTGCCCGTGCACTTCGAGCCGGCCTACCAGCAGTTCCAGGCCTGTACCCAGAAGCTGCTGGCGGTCAACTTCGAGCAGATTCGCCATTCCCAGGTCGGCTTCCCGGGCGGTGGCGATACCCTGGACGACAGCGCCAAGGCCAAGCTCGATCTCATCGACGAGTACCTGAAGGCCGATCCGACGGTCAACCACGTCATCGTCTCGGGCTACAGCGACAACCAGGGCACCCGGCTGGACAATCGCCAGGAATCCCGGCTGCGTGCCATCGCCGTGATGGAGTACCTGAAGACCAAGGGCTTCCCCGCGGAGCAGATCGAGTTGCGCTTCTTTGGCGAGCAGTATCCGCTCGCACCCAACAACAGCAAGACCAACCGGGCGCTCAACCGGCGCGTGACCCTGGTGTTCTCGCGGGTGCCGCCAAGCAGCGAGCCAGCGGCCGCGCCGACCACCAGTACCGCGGCCAATCCGAGTGAGCCACCGGCGCCGACCCCCGCCCCGCCAGCCAAGCCCAAGGGCTGA
- a CDS encoding MIP/aquaporin family protein: MSTLLAPTLRGQCIAEFLGTALLIFFGTGCVAAAKVGGATLGLWEISIIWGVGVSMAVYLSAGVSGAHLSPAVTIALWLFGGFERRKVPAYILAQVAGAFCGAALVYGLYSSLFFDYEQAHHMVRGSQASLELAGVFSTYPHPSLSVGQAFLVEAVITAILLAMIMALTDDGNGLPRGPLAPLLIGLLIAVIGGSMGPLTGFAMNPARDFGPKLMTFFAGWGEIAFTGGRDIPYFLVPIFGPIVGACLGAAGYKALICRHLPGLASGACDVPAKAEASSRTEVNSASKAS; encoded by the coding sequence ATGAGTACTCTTCTCGCTCCAACTCTACGCGGTCAATGCATCGCCGAATTCCTCGGTACTGCCCTGCTCATCTTCTTCGGTACCGGTTGCGTGGCGGCGGCGAAAGTCGGCGGTGCCACCCTTGGGCTGTGGGAAATCAGTATCATCTGGGGCGTCGGCGTGAGCATGGCGGTCTATCTGTCCGCCGGTGTTTCCGGTGCGCACCTGAGCCCGGCGGTCACCATCGCTCTCTGGTTGTTCGGTGGCTTCGAAAGACGCAAGGTTCCGGCCTACATCCTGGCCCAGGTCGCCGGTGCCTTCTGCGGCGCGGCGCTGGTCTACGGCCTCTACAGCAGCCTGTTTTTCGATTATGAACAGGCGCACCACATGGTCCGCGGCAGCCAGGCGAGCCTGGAGCTGGCCGGTGTCTTCTCGACCTATCCCCATCCGTCCCTGTCGGTCGGTCAGGCCTTCCTGGTCGAAGCCGTTATCACCGCCATTCTGCTGGCCATGATCATGGCCCTTACCGACGACGGCAACGGCCTGCCCCGCGGCCCTCTCGCGCCCCTGCTGATCGGCCTGCTGATCGCCGTGATCGGCGGTTCCATGGGCCCGCTGACCGGTTTCGCCATGAACCCAGCCCGGGATTTCGGGCCCAAGCTGATGACCTTCTTCGCGGGCTGGGGTGAGATCGCCTTCACCGGCGGCCGCGACATCCCCTACTTCCTGGTACCCATCTTCGGCCCCATCGTCGGTGCCTGCCTGGGCGCCGCTGGTTACAAGGCGCTGATCTGCCGTCACCTGCCCGGCCTGGCCTCGGGTGCCTGCGATGTTCCGGCCAAGGCCGAGGCAAGCTCCCGTACCGAAGTGAACTCCGCTTCCAAAGCGTCCTGA
- the argF gene encoding ornithine carbamoyltransferase, giving the protein MTVRHFLSFMDCSPEELRQLIARGIELKALRNQGMLHEPLRNRVLGMIFEKASTRTRLSFEAGMIQLGGQAIFLSSRDTQLGRGEPVPDSARVMSSMLDGVMIRTYAHEMLTTFAANSQVPVINGLSDDLHPCQLLADMQTFFEHRGDIRGKTVAWIGDGNNMCNSYIEAAEQLDFTLRIACPEGYEPNPRFLERAGDRVQLTRDPREAVAQAHLVSTDVWTSMGQEEETRLRLAAFKPYQVNAELLDGAAEDVLFMHCLPAHRGEEISHTLLDDPRAVVWDEAENRLHAQKALLEFLIAPPLHA; this is encoded by the coding sequence ATGACGGTTCGCCACTTTCTCTCTTTCATGGATTGTTCCCCCGAGGAACTCCGGCAACTCATCGCACGCGGCATCGAACTCAAGGCGTTGCGCAACCAGGGCATGCTCCATGAGCCCCTGCGTAATCGCGTCCTGGGTATGATCTTCGAGAAGGCCTCGACCCGTACCCGCCTTTCTTTCGAGGCCGGCATGATCCAGCTCGGCGGCCAGGCGATCTTCCTGTCCTCCCGCGATACCCAACTCGGCCGCGGCGAGCCAGTCCCGGACAGTGCCCGGGTCATGTCCAGCATGCTCGATGGCGTGATGATCCGCACCTATGCCCACGAGATGCTGACCACCTTCGCGGCCAACTCCCAGGTACCGGTGATCAATGGCCTGTCGGACGACCTGCATCCCTGCCAGCTGCTGGCGGACATGCAGACCTTCTTCGAACACCGGGGCGACATCCGCGGCAAGACCGTGGCCTGGATCGGCGACGGTAACAACATGTGCAACAGCTACATCGAGGCGGCCGAGCAACTCGACTTCACCCTGCGCATCGCCTGCCCGGAAGGCTATGAGCCCAATCCGCGCTTTCTCGAACGCGCCGGTGATCGGGTTCAGCTGACCCGCGATCCCCGTGAGGCCGTGGCCCAGGCGCACCTCGTCAGTACCGACGTCTGGACCTCCATGGGGCAGGAAGAGGAAACCCGCCTGCGTCTGGCAGCCTTCAAGCCCTATCAGGTCAATGCCGAACTGCTCGACGGCGCCGCCGAGGACGTGCTGTTCATGCACTGCCTGCCGGCCCACCGTGGCGAGGAGATCAGCCATACCCTGCTGGACGATCCCCGAGCCGTGGTCTGGGACGAAGCCGAAAATCGCCTCCACGCCCAGAAGGCGCTGCTCGAATTCCTCATCGCGCCGCCGCTACACGCCTGA
- the pyrC gene encoding dihydroorotase, whose product MTDRITLARPDDWHIHLRDGAALPQTVADAAREFGRAIVMPNLVPPVRNAEQAADYRERILAARPVGSRFEPLMVLYLTDRTSPEDVRSAKASGFVHAAKLYPAGATTNSDSGVTSLDNLFPTLEAMAEIGLPLLVHGEVTHAEVDVFDREKKFIDEHLVRIVQRFPTLKVVFEHITTGDAAAFVREAPANVGATITVHHLLYNRNHMLVGGIRPHFYCLPILKRNTHQSALLDAATSGNPKFFLGTDSAPHARHAKEAACGCAGCYTAYGALELYAEAFESRDALDRLEGFASHFGPDFYGLPRNTETVTLVREDWQAPASLPFGDHEVVPLRAGETLRWRLEVSV is encoded by the coding sequence ATGACCGACCGGATCACCCTTGCCCGTCCCGATGACTGGCACATTCACCTGCGCGACGGCGCCGCCCTGCCGCAGACCGTCGCCGACGCCGCCCGCGAATTCGGTCGCGCCATCGTCATGCCCAACCTGGTACCACCGGTGCGCAATGCCGAGCAGGCCGCCGACTACCGCGAGCGCATCCTGGCCGCACGTCCGGTGGGCAGCCGCTTCGAGCCGCTGATGGTGCTCTACCTCACCGATCGCACCAGCCCGGAAGACGTGCGCAGTGCCAAGGCCAGCGGTTTCGTGCATGCCGCCAAGCTCTATCCGGCCGGAGCCACCACCAACTCCGATTCCGGGGTCACCTCCCTCGACAACCTCTTCCCGACCCTGGAAGCCATGGCCGAGATCGGCCTGCCGCTACTGGTGCATGGCGAGGTCACCCATGCCGAGGTGGACGTCTTCGACCGCGAGAAGAAATTCATCGACGAGCACCTGGTGCGTATCGTCCAGCGCTTCCCGACGCTGAAGGTGGTGTTCGAACACATCACCACGGGCGACGCCGCTGCCTTCGTGCGCGAGGCCCCGGCCAACGTGGGTGCCACCATCACCGTCCATCACCTGCTGTACAACCGCAACCACATGCTGGTGGGCGGCATCCGGCCGCATTTCTATTGCCTGCCGATCCTCAAGCGCAACACCCACCAGAGCGCCCTGCTAGACGCCGCCACCAGCGGCAACCCCAAGTTCTTCCTCGGCACCGACTCGGCGCCCCACGCCCGTCACGCCAAGGAAGCGGCCTGCGGTTGTGCCGGCTGCTATACCGCCTACGGTGCGCTCGAGCTCTATGCCGAAGCCTTCGAGAGCCGCGACGCCCTCGACCGCCTGGAAGGCTTCGCCAGCCACTTCGGCCCTGACTTCTATGGCCTGCCGCGCAACACCGAGACCGTGACCCTGGTGCGCGAGGACTGGCAGGCGCCGGCCTCCCTCCCCTTTGGCGATCACGAGGTGGTTCCCCTGCGCGCGGGCGAGACCTTGCGCTGGCGTCTGGAGGTGAGCGTATGA
- a CDS encoding bacterioferritin-associated ferredoxin, producing the protein MYVCLCRGVTDKHIREAIYEGCCSYREVRESTGCATQCGKCACLAKQVVKETLGELHGAQQLAYALDVPRA; encoded by the coding sequence ATGTACGTGTGTCTTTGCCGTGGCGTGACCGACAAGCATATTCGCGAAGCCATCTATGAAGGCTGCTGCAGTTATCGGGAAGTCCGGGAAAGCACGGGTTGCGCCACCCAGTGCGGCAAGTGCGCCTGCCTCGCCAAGCAGGTCGTCAAGGAAACCCTCGGTGAGCTGCATGGTGCCCAGCAGCTCGCCTACGCCCTGGACGTCCCGCGCGCCTGA
- a CDS encoding PhzF family phenazine biosynthesis protein yields MSLEFHQVDAFTDQPFRGNPAAVYRLDSWPADDLLQRIATEHNLSETAFVVREGETWRIRWFTPRVEVPLCGHATLAAAHVLFESYGEAGDRLEFISQSGVLRVFREAEGLLALDFPALVPSELGVTPELERALRVSPVDALAADKLLVLLESEEAVRECKPDLTAIARLPWQGVIVTARGRDVDFVSRFFAPAVGVDEDPVTGSAHCSLIPYWSRRLAKRMLTAQQLSARGGQLWCRLDGDRVSIAGRAVTVFRGQLLL; encoded by the coding sequence ATGTCCCTAGAATTTCACCAGGTCGATGCCTTCACCGATCAACCCTTTCGTGGCAACCCTGCGGCCGTGTACCGCCTAGACAGCTGGCCTGCCGACGATCTGCTGCAACGGATCGCCACCGAGCACAACCTATCGGAAACCGCCTTCGTGGTGCGTGAGGGCGAGACCTGGCGGATCCGCTGGTTCACCCCGCGCGTTGAGGTGCCGCTGTGCGGCCATGCCACCCTGGCCGCTGCCCATGTGCTGTTCGAAAGCTATGGGGAAGCAGGCGATCGGCTGGAGTTCATCAGTCAGTCCGGTGTGTTACGGGTGTTTCGCGAGGCCGAGGGGCTGCTGGCGCTCGATTTTCCGGCACTGGTCCCCTCGGAGCTGGGTGTGACCCCTGAGCTGGAGCGAGCCCTGCGAGTCTCGCCCGTGGATGCCCTGGCGGCGGACAAGCTGCTGGTGCTGCTGGAGTCGGAGGAGGCCGTGCGCGAGTGCAAGCCGGACCTGACCGCCATCGCCAGGCTGCCCTGGCAGGGCGTCATCGTCACTGCCCGGGGGCGGGACGTCGACTTCGTCTCGCGCTTCTTCGCGCCGGCAGTTGGTGTGGACGAGGATCCGGTCACCGGCTCGGCCCATTGCAGCCTGATCCCCTATTGGTCGCGACGGCTGGCCAAGCGCATGCTTACCGCACAACAGCTCTCGGCGCGGGGAGGTCAGCTCTGGTGTCGGCTCGACGGAGACCGGGTGAGTATCGCCGGACGCGCGGTCACCGTATTCAGGGGCCAGCTGCTGCTGTGA
- the bfr gene encoding bacterioferritin, with amino-acid sequence MKGDITVIQHLNKILGNELVAINQYFLHSRMYNDWGIRKLGHHEYKESIDEMKHADRLIERILFLEGLPNLQDLGKLMIGENTQEMIQCDLRLEISAVADLREAITYCESVRDYVSRDMLKSILESEEEHIDWLETQLSLIASVGIENYIQSQMHDDD; translated from the coding sequence ATGAAAGGCGATATCACCGTCATCCAGCATTTGAACAAGATCCTCGGCAACGAACTGGTGGCCATCAACCAGTATTTCCTGCACTCGCGGATGTACAACGACTGGGGTATCCGCAAGCTGGGTCATCACGAGTACAAGGAATCCATCGACGAGATGAAGCACGCCGATCGCCTGATCGAGCGCATCCTGTTCCTGGAAGGCCTGCCCAACCTGCAGGATCTGGGCAAGCTGATGATCGGCGAGAACACCCAGGAGATGATCCAGTGCGACCTGCGCCTGGAGATCAGCGCCGTGGCTGACCTGCGTGAAGCCATCACCTATTGTGAAAGCGTGCGGGACTACGTGAGCCGCGACATGCTCAAGAGCATCCTCGAATCCGAGGAAGAGCACATCGATTGGCTGGAAACCCAGCTGAGCCTCATCGCCAGCGTCGGGATCGAGAACTACATCCAGTCGCAGATGCACGACGACGATTGA
- a CDS encoding DUF3597 domain-containing protein, with product MSLFSKILSKLGIGEAHADTPAAAPTAGATDTAAPAGNPASTGSAAPMSQVDVAAKLDGLAAQKGEQLNWKTSIVDLLKLLDLDSSLTARQELAKELNCPADKMSDSAEMNMWLHKAVLQKLADNGGNVPADLL from the coding sequence ATGAGCCTGTTCAGCAAGATCCTCTCGAAGCTCGGCATTGGTGAAGCCCACGCGGATACCCCCGCCGCAGCCCCCACCGCTGGCGCGACCGATACCGCCGCACCCGCCGGAAACCCGGCTTCGACCGGCAGCGCCGCCCCCATGAGCCAGGTGGACGTCGCCGCCAAGCTCGACGGCCTGGCCGCCCAGAAAGGCGAACAGCTCAATTGGAAGACCTCCATCGTCGACCTGCTCAAGCTCCTCGACCTGGACAGCAGCCTGACCGCGCGCCAGGAACTGGCCAAGGAACTGAACTGCCCTGCCGACAAGATGAGTGACTCTGCCGAGATGAACATGTGGCTGCACAAGGCCGTCCTGCAGAAACTCGCCGACAATGGCGGCAACGTTCCCGCTGACCTGCTGTAA
- the rnt gene encoding ribonuclease T codes for MDETFSDELDASQPMSDSRIPMARRFRGYLPVVIDVETGGFNAATDALLEIAATTVAMDEEGVLYPDHTYFFRVEPFAGANIEAAALEFTGIKLDHPLRMAVGEEQALSEIFKGVRKSLKASGCKRAILVGHNSSFDLGFLNAAVLRCGLKRNPFHPFSSFDTATLAGLAYGQTVLAKACQAAGIEFDNREAHSARYDTEKTAELFCGIVNRWREMGGWVDLD; via the coding sequence ATGGATGAGACCTTCAGCGACGAACTGGATGCCAGCCAGCCCATGTCCGACTCGCGCATCCCCATGGCGCGCCGCTTCCGCGGCTATCTGCCGGTGGTGATCGACGTCGAGACCGGCGGCTTCAACGCCGCCACCGATGCCCTGCTGGAAATCGCCGCCACCACCGTGGCCATGGACGAGGAAGGAGTGCTCTATCCGGATCACACCTATTTCTTCCGCGTCGAGCCCTTCGCTGGCGCCAATATCGAAGCTGCGGCGCTGGAGTTCACCGGCATCAAGCTCGACCATCCGCTGCGCATGGCAGTGGGCGAAGAGCAGGCGCTGAGCGAGATCTTCAAGGGTGTACGCAAGTCGCTCAAGGCCAGCGGCTGCAAGAGAGCCATCCTGGTCGGCCATAACAGCAGCTTCGATCTGGGCTTTCTCAATGCCGCGGTGCTGCGCTGCGGCCTGAAGCGCAACCCCTTCCACCCGTTCTCCAGCTTCGATACCGCCACCCTGGCCGGTCTGGCCTATGGTCAGACGGTACTGGCCAAGGCCTGCCAGGCGGCCGGCATCGAGTTCGACAATCGTGAAGCCCACTCGGCCCGTTACGACACCGAGAAGACCGCCGAGCTGTTTTGCGGCATCGTCAATCGGTGGCGGGAAATGGGCGGCTGGGTCGACCTGGACTGA